One genomic region from Solwaraspora sp. WMMD792 encodes:
- a CDS encoding acyltransferase, which translates to MPATPPSPGRLPSLTGLRFAAALLVFGVHAYSFIPLADPPADRVAGILFNGGDLGVSFFFVLSGFVLTWSVRPGYRPGRFWWGRLARVYPAHLVALVPAVVGLVLTARLPDIWPRLLAFSAPLVQAWHPSDVYYLGINPVTWSLSCEMAFYLAFPLLYAGLRRLGTTALRVAAVALPTAVWLVPLVADLLVAAEHRRWFVYIFPPVRMLEFLLGIVLALLVRRGAWRGPGLPVATALWVANYLAVEWLPAQARDTAATIVTIGLLVPAAALADLHGRRSWWRHRVAVHLGEVSYGFFLLHLVVIVTVMHLVGRDREWTAWQAVGLALAFLVGSYLLAVPLHRWVELPAMRRLRPTPPATPPGPQASPPPGPQERDRQQTGPDPRRDALTG; encoded by the coding sequence GTGCCTGCCACCCCTCCCTCGCCGGGCCGGCTGCCATCGCTGACCGGGCTGCGGTTCGCCGCCGCGCTGCTGGTCTTCGGCGTGCACGCCTACTCGTTCATCCCGTTGGCTGACCCGCCGGCCGACCGGGTCGCCGGCATCCTGTTCAACGGCGGTGACCTGGGCGTCTCGTTCTTCTTTGTGCTGTCCGGCTTCGTCCTCACCTGGTCGGTCCGCCCCGGTTACCGGCCGGGCCGGTTCTGGTGGGGACGCCTGGCACGGGTCTACCCGGCCCATCTGGTCGCCCTGGTGCCGGCCGTCGTCGGCTTGGTGCTGACGGCACGGCTGCCGGACATCTGGCCACGGCTGCTCGCCTTCTCGGCGCCGCTGGTCCAGGCCTGGCATCCGTCGGACGTGTACTACCTGGGCATCAACCCGGTCACCTGGTCGCTCTCCTGCGAGATGGCGTTCTACCTGGCGTTCCCCCTGCTGTACGCGGGACTGCGCCGGCTCGGCACGACGGCGTTGCGGGTCGCCGCCGTCGCACTGCCGACCGCCGTCTGGTTGGTGCCGCTGGTGGCCGACCTGCTGGTCGCGGCGGAACACCGCCGCTGGTTCGTCTACATCTTTCCGCCGGTACGGATGCTCGAGTTCCTGCTCGGCATCGTGCTCGCGCTGCTGGTGCGGCGCGGCGCCTGGCGAGGGCCGGGACTGCCGGTGGCCACTGCCCTGTGGGTGGCGAACTATCTCGCCGTCGAGTGGCTGCCGGCGCAGGCCCGCGACACCGCGGCGACGATCGTGACGATCGGTCTGCTGGTCCCGGCAGCGGCACTGGCCGATCTGCACGGCCGGCGATCCTGGTGGCGGCACCGGGTCGCGGTCCATCTCGGCGAGGTGTCGTACGGGTTCTTTCTGCTGCATCTGGTGGTGATCGTGACCGTCATGCACCTCGTCGGCCGGGACCGGGAGTGGACCGCCTGGCAGGCGGTCGGGTTGGCGCTGGCGTTCCTGGTCGGGTCCTACCTGTTGGCGGTGCCGCTGCACCGGTGGGTCGAGCTACCGGCGATGCGTCGGCTCAGGCCGACTCCGCCGGCAACGCCGCCCGGACCGCAGGCCTCTCCGCCGCCCGGACCGCAGGAGCGGGACCGGCAGCAGACCGGGCCGGATCCCCGGCGGGACGCTCTCACGGGTTGA